In Halalkalicoccus sp. NIPERK01, one DNA window encodes the following:
- a CDS encoding rubrerythrin-like domain-containing protein — MGKKQLSKEVSPNIFECMDCGHRMEANHHPMECPDCEGEMLNISNPRE, encoded by the coding sequence ATGGGAAAGAAACAACTATCTAAAGAAGTGTCTCCGAATATATTCGAATGTATGGACTGTGGACACAGAATGGAGGCCAACCACCATCCAATGGAATGTCCGGACTGTGAAGGTGAGATGCTCAATATCAGCAACCCTCGAGAATGA